GGGACGAGGCGCCACCCGCGGAGGCCGAGCTGGTTTCAGAGACACCGACCGTGCTCGAAACCCTGGCCTCGCTTCCCTCCTGGGTCCACCCGCCCATCGCGCGATGCGTGCGGACGATGGCCGGCGGCATGAATCAGATACAGCGGATGCATGGAGGAAGCGGGCAGGTCATGGGGCTGCCCGACCTCCAGGCGACGTTCATGTATTGCTATTACGTGGCGGGCGTCGTCGGCGAGATGCTGACCGGCCTCTTCGTCGCCAGCTCACCCCGGGTTGCCTGGCGCGAAGAGCGGCTCATGTCGCGGGCGCCTGCCTTTGGCCGGGCATTGCAGCTCACCAACATCCTGAAGGACGTGCGTGAGGACCTGGACCGCGGCAGCTGCTGGCTGCCCAGGGACCGCATGGCCGCGCATGGCCTCACGCCCGCCACGCTGGCCCTGCCTTCGCTGCGTGCGAACGCCGTGGCGCTGCTGGATGAGCTGGTGGCGGTGGCGCGCCGGGAGCTGGACGTCGCGCTGGAGTACTCGCTGGCGCTGCCCGTGGAGGAGCCCGGCCTGCGGCTGTTCTGCCTCTACCCGCTCTTCTTCGCGGCCGCGACGCTCGACGTGGTGGAGGGCAACCCCGCGGTGTTCGAACCCGAGCCGGTGAAGATCCCCCGGGAGACGGTGGCGATGCTGATGCAACTCACCCAGGAGCGGGTGGGCTCGGATGAGGCGCTGCGGGCGCTCCATGCCAGCGTTTCGCGGGGGTCCCGGGACGGCGCGGAGGCCTGGAGCTGATGCGGCGGGCCCGCGACATGCTGGCCGGGACGCAGGCGGCGGACGGGTCCTGGAAGGGCGACTACAGCGGTCCGCTGTTCCTGGGCCCGGTGTACGTGGCCGGGCTGTACGTGATGGGGCGCACGCCGGAGGCATCCGTCCGCGACGGCATGGTCGCCCACATGCGTGCGCACCAGAATGCGGATGGAGGCTGGGGGCTGGACGTGGAGTCGCCCAGCCTCGTCTTCACCTCGGTGCTCAACTACGTCGCGCAGCGGCTGCTGGGCGTCGGCGCGGACGACCCGGGGCTGGTCCGCGCGAGGGCGTGGTTCCTTCCCCGAGGCGGCCCGCTGAGCAGCGCGTCCTGGGGGAAGTTCCTCCTCGCCCTGCTGGGACTCTACGAATACGAGGGCCTCGCGCCCGTGCCGCCCGAGCTCTGGCTGTTGCCGCGAGGGCTGCCGTTCCATCCCTCGCGGCTCTGGTGCCATTGCCGCATGGTGTACCTGCCCATGGGCTGGCTCTATGGCCGCCGGGCCCGCGCCCCGGAGACACCGCTGCTGGCCGAGCTGCGGCGCGAGTTGTATCCCCAACCCTACGCGGACGTGGACTGGAAGGCGGCGCGCGGACGCGTGGCCCGCACGGACGCCTACAGCCCCCACGGTCTGGGATTGCGCGCCGTGCACCGTGTGCTGGGTTGGTATGAGCGGTTCCATTCGAAGCGGCTGCGGGAGCGCGCGC
This DNA window, taken from Corallococcus coralloides DSM 2259, encodes the following:
- a CDS encoding phytoene/squalene synthase family protein, which translates into the protein MKVQVASFCRTQLPRVSRTFALNIPLLPEPLDLAVTVAYLLCRIADTLEDEAPGALHGALLDELGGLVSLEPGWEARARSFARRARLALRDEAPPAEAELVSETPTVLETLASLPSWVHPPIARCVRTMAGGMNQIQRMHGGSGQVMGLPDLQATFMYCYYVAGVVGEMLTGLFVASSPRVAWREERLMSRAPAFGRALQLTNILKDVREDLDRGSCWLPRDRMAAHGLTPATLALPSLRANAVALLDELVAVARRELDVALEYSLALPVEEPGLRLFCLYPLFFAAATLDVVEGNPAVFEPEPVKIPRETVAMLMQLTQERVGSDEALRALHASVSRGSRDGAEAWS